A window from Zingiber officinale cultivar Zhangliang chromosome 7A, Zo_v1.1, whole genome shotgun sequence encodes these proteins:
- the LOC122002921 gene encoding 40S ribosomal protein SA-like, with translation MAATRVLSQREQDIQMMLAADVHLGTKNCDFQMERYVYKRRPDGIFIINLGKTWEKLQLAARVIVAIENPQDIIVQSARPYGQRAVLKFAQYTSAHPIAGRHTPGTFTNQLQTSFSEPRLLILTDPRTDHQPIKESALGNIPTIAFCDTDSPMRYVDIGIPANNKGKLSIGCLYWLLARMVLQMRGTIAPGRKWEVMVDLFFYRDPEEAKEQEETEAPVAPEFGAVPEYTGMVPTDNWTTQQWTSDIPATTAIPAVTGADWTADQGVVADGWDMAAAPPPAAEIPAVAAPTGWDPAVDTAHIAPSGWD, from the exons ATGGCGGCGACGAGAGTTCTCTCGCAGAGGGAGCAGGACATCCAGATGATGCTGGCGGCGGACGTCCACCTTGGAACCAAAAATTGCGACTTCCAGATGGAGCGATACGTCTACAAGAGACGACCTGATG GTATTTTCATAATCAATCTTGGGAAAACTTGGGAAAAGCTTCAGCTTGCAGCTAGAGTGATTGTGGCAATTGAGAATCCCCAAGATATCATTGTTCAGTCTGCCAGGCCTTATGGTCAGAGAGCTGTGCTGAAATTTGCCCAATATACCAGCGCCCATCCTATTGCTGGGAGGCACACTCCTGGAACATTTACCAATCAACTTCAGACATCCTTCAGCGAACCTCGTTTGCTCATTCTCACGGATCCAAGGACAGACCATCAG CCAATCAAGGAATCGGCTCTCGGTAACATTCCTACTATTGCCTTTTGCGACACCGATTCACCAATGAGATATGTTGACATTGGTATTCCTGCTAATAACAAGGGAAAACTAAGCATTGGTTGCCTCTACTGGTTGTTGGCAAGGATGGTTCTGCAAATGCGTGGGACCATTGCCCCTGGGCGTAAGTGGGAAGTAATG GTAGATCTGTTTTTCTACAGAGACCCTGAGGAGGCCAAGGAACAGGAAGAAACTGAAGCTCCTGTGGCACCTGAATTTGGTGCCGTACCTGAATACACTGGAATGGTGCCTACCGATAACTGGACTACCCAGCAATGGACGTCTGATATTCCAGCTACTACTGCCATTCCTGCAGTGACTGGTGCCGACTGGACTGCTGACCAAG GTGTTGTTGCCGATGGATGGGATATGGCAGCAGCCCCACCCCCAGCTGCTGAAATTCCCGCAGTAGCTGCTCCCACAGGATGGGATCCTGCTGTCGATACTGCTCACATTGCACCCTCAGGATGGGATTGA
- the LOC122002923 gene encoding 14-3-3-like protein GF14-C encodes MVEFMEKVAKTVGVEELTVEERNLLSVAYKNVIGARRASWRIISSIEQKEESRGNAGHVSSIKDYRGKIETELSKICDAILRLLDSHLIPSSTAAESKVFYLKMKGDYHRYIAEYKTGDEMKEAAESTLQAYKSAQDIALADLAPTHPIRLGLALNFSVFYYEIVNSPDRACSLAKQAFDEAISELDTLSEESYKDSTLIMQLLRDNLTLWTSDITEDAGDEIKDAPKRESEEGH; translated from the exons ATGGTTGAGTTCATGGAGAAGGTCGCGAAGACAGTGGGCGTGGAAGAGCTCACAGTGGAGGAGCGCAATCTCCTTTCTGTAGCCTACAAAAATGTGATTGGGGCACGCCGTGCCTCGTGGCGCATCATCTCCTCCATCGAGCAGAAGGAAGAGAGCCGCGGCAATGCGGGGCATGTTTCTTCGATCAAGGACTACCGTGGCAAGATCGAGACTGAGCTCAGCAAGATCTGCGACGCTATTCTGAGATTGCTTGATTCCCATCTCATACCTTCTTCCACTGCCGCAGAGTCCAAGGTGTTTTACTTGAAGATGAAGGGGGATTACCACAG GTACATCGCGGAATATAAGACTGGAGATGAGATGAAGGAGGCTGCAGAGAGTACACTGCAAGCCTACAAATCTGCTCAG GATATTGCCCTGGCTGATCTAGCTCCAACTCATCCTATTAGGCTTGGTCTGGCTCTTAATTTCTCAGTGTTCTACTATGAAATTGTgaactctcctgatcgggctTGCAGCCTTGCAAAACAG GCTTTTGATGAGGCTATCTCAGAGTTGGACACTCTCAGTGAAGAATCGTACAAAGATAGCACATTGATCATGCAACTTCTTCGTGACAACTTGACCCTATGGACCTCTGATATCACT GAGGATGCCGGAGATGAGATCAAAGACGCCCCAAAGCGTGAATCCGAGGAAGGACACTAA
- the LOC122000574 gene encoding GDT1-like protein 5, which translates to MITQCKFVHQLQNDDLKKQQRPFLTQFFSPIFLKAFSITFFGEWGDKSQIATIGLASDVNPLGVVLGGIVGQALCTTAAVLGGKSLASQISEKMVALSSGILFLIFGLQSFLSEAENS; encoded by the exons ATGATAACTCAATGTAAATTTGTTCATCAATTGCAGAATGACGACTTAAAAAAACAGCAGCGGCCATTTCTAACCCAATTCTTTTCCCCGATCTTTCTAAAG GCATTTTCCATCACTTTCTTTGGCGAATGGGGTGACAAGAGCCAG ATTGCCACAATTGGATTGGCCTCTGATGTTAACCCATTGGGTGTTGTTTTGGGGGGCATTGT TGGGCAAGCATTGTGCACAACAGCAGCAGTACTGGGAGGAAAGAGCTTGGCATCACAGATCTCAGAAAAAATG GTTGCACTCTCCAGTGGCATCCTTTTCTTAATATTTGGCCTCCAGTCCTTCCTATCTGAAGCAGAAAACTCATAA
- the LOC122002924 gene encoding 40S ribosomal protein S3-3-like: protein MVTQMSKKRKFVADGVFFAELNEVLTRELAEDGYSGVEVRVTPMRTEIIIRATRTQNVLGEKGRRIRELTSVVQKRFKFPENGVELYAEKVNNRGLCAIAQAESLRYKLLGGLAVRRACYGVLRFVMESGAKGCEVIVSGKLRAQRAKSMKFKDGYMISSGQPVKEYIDSAVRHVLLRQGVLGIKVKIMLDWDPKGKQGPTTPLPDLVTIHPPKDEEEYVRPALLVPADLPVA, encoded by the exons ATGGTGACGCAGATGAGCAAGAAACGGAAG TTTGTAGCGGACGGAGTTTTCTTTGCCGAGTTGAACGAAGTCCTGACGAGGGAGCTCGCGGAGGATGGCTATTCTGGTGTCGAGGTCAGGGTTACTCCCATGCGAACTGAGATCATCATCCGCGCGACGCGCACCCAGAACGTACTTG GTGAAAAGGGGAGAAGAATTAGGGAGCTGACGTCGGTGGTGCAGAAAAGATTCAAATTTCCTGAGAACGGCGTTGAGCTCTATGCGGAGAAGGTGAATAACAGGGGACTCTGTGCCATTGCTCAGGCTGAATCGTTGCGCTATAAGCTTCTCGGTGGCCTCGCTGTTCGAAG GGCCTGTTATGGTGTATTGAGGTTTGTCATGGAGAGTGGTGCAAAAGGATGCGAG GTAATTGTAAGCGGAAAACTTAGGGCTCAGCGAGCTAAGTCTATGAAGTTCAAAGATGGATACATGATTTCTTCTGGTCAGCCAGTTAAGGAATACATTGACTCAGCAGTGAGGCATGTTCTCCTCAGACAG GGTGTTCTTGGAATCAAGGTCAAAATCATGTTGGACTGGGACCCAAAGGGGAAGCAGGGCCCGACCACCCCTCTTCCGGACCTCGTCACCATCCaccctccgaaggacgaagaggAATACGTCAGGCCAGCACTCCTTGTGCCTGCAGACCTTCCCGTCGCATGA